The following proteins come from a genomic window of Corynebacterium hansenii:
- a CDS encoding LssY C-terminal domain-containing protein produces MSEIRESRRVLDAQIRPESRAQWVDVGFFVAAGALAVWFALLLLDNSFQLGWSLVLLVPFWAVTAYLTLPRLHRILTSLYVPDYFFGRTRTSEGMLGDPVNLAVDGTAAEIHEAMTAAGWTLADPVNLRTSWRIVVSSVLGRSYPEAPVSPLFLFGRMQDLAYQQEVEGSPSQRHHVRFWRCPDGWPLPGGRRVGWLGAGTFDTSVGLSLFTLQITHRIDENIDVERDYIVDSLQSAPEVGQHVSVDLIREFSTGYHHRNGGGDRVRTDGDLPVIDLRGVPVRPGAEQPPAVAVAAAGYAVPDGPVASPDPDAVADAGPAQPHVHRPPKLMLALSMLMVSFAAQIAVLAWAAVKSPSEIFASPDATEPIDVVDFFASLSIWLVALVTLTILTLAGRTWPRIALMALLAAGLFLQLRDGRAAETESVTVHLVTTAVSLIALLALSSDEVRRWVRERKRARALSRS; encoded by the coding sequence ATGAGCGAGATTCGGGAGTCCCGCCGCGTCCTCGACGCCCAGATCCGACCGGAATCGCGCGCGCAGTGGGTGGACGTAGGCTTCTTCGTCGCCGCCGGCGCGCTGGCGGTGTGGTTCGCGCTGCTGCTGCTGGACAATTCATTCCAGCTGGGGTGGTCGCTCGTGCTGCTCGTGCCCTTCTGGGCGGTCACGGCGTATCTGACGCTGCCGCGGCTGCACAGGATCCTCACGTCGCTGTACGTCCCCGATTACTTCTTCGGCCGCACCCGCACCTCCGAGGGCATGCTCGGCGACCCGGTGAATCTGGCCGTCGACGGCACCGCCGCGGAGATCCACGAGGCCATGACCGCCGCCGGATGGACCCTCGCGGACCCGGTGAACCTGCGGACGTCCTGGCGCATCGTCGTGTCCTCGGTCCTGGGGCGCTCCTACCCCGAGGCCCCGGTGTCGCCGCTGTTCCTCTTCGGGCGGATGCAGGATCTGGCGTACCAGCAGGAGGTCGAGGGCTCGCCCTCGCAGCGCCACCACGTCCGGTTCTGGCGGTGCCCCGACGGCTGGCCGCTGCCCGGCGGCCGCCGCGTCGGGTGGCTCGGCGCGGGCACGTTCGACACGTCCGTCGGCCTGAGCCTGTTCACCCTCCAGATCACCCACCGCATCGACGAGAACATCGACGTCGAGCGCGACTACATCGTCGATTCGCTGCAGTCCGCCCCCGAGGTCGGGCAGCACGTGTCCGTCGACCTGATCCGCGAGTTCTCCACCGGCTACCACCACCGCAACGGCGGCGGCGACAGGGTGCGCACGGACGGCGACTTGCCGGTCATCGATCTGCGCGGGGTGCCCGTGCGCCCCGGGGCCGAGCAGCCTCCCGCGGTCGCCGTGGCCGCGGCCGGGTACGCCGTGCCGGATGGCCCCGTCGCCTCACCCGACCCGGATGCCGTGGCCGACGCCGGTCCCGCTCAACCGCACGTGCACCGGCCGCCGAAGCTCATGCTGGCCCTGTCCATGCTCATGGTGTCCTTCGCGGCGCAGATCGCCGTGCTCGCCTGGGCCGCGGTGAAATCGCCCTCGGAGATTTTCGCGAGCCCCGACGCGACGGAGCCGATCGACGTCGTCGATTTCTTCGCGTCGCTGTCCATCTGGCTCGTCGCGCTGGTGACGCTCACCATCCTGACGCTGGCCGGCCGCACGTGGCCGCGCATCGCGCTGATGGCGCTGCTGGCCGCGGGGCTCTTCCTCCAGCTTCGCGACGGCCGGGCGGCGGAGACCGAGAGCGTCACGGTGCATCTGGTCACCACCGCCGTCAGCCTCATCGCCCTGCTCGCGCTGTCCTCCGACGAAGTCCGCCGGTGGGTGCGGGAGCGCAAGCGGGCGCGGGCGCTGTCGCGGAGTTAG
- a CDS encoding helix-turn-helix domain-containing protein, whose product MGTKERTAPQALGMEVAALLREAVARREMTQAEVGQKAGISTSQVSKYLRAIRPITIDELDNICRAIGVSFERLIVEAGYRTRDRHSAVAGDGIDDRPADEVRRVLESPSRGEGGWWDRG is encoded by the coding sequence ATGGGAACGAAAGAACGCACCGCGCCGCAGGCGCTGGGAATGGAAGTGGCCGCACTGCTCAGGGAGGCCGTCGCACGGCGCGAGATGACGCAGGCCGAGGTCGGGCAGAAGGCGGGGATCTCCACCTCGCAGGTGAGCAAGTACCTCCGGGCCATCCGGCCCATCACCATCGACGAACTGGACAACATCTGCCGCGCCATCGGGGTCAGCTTCGAGCGGCTCATCGTGGAAGCGGGGTACCGGACGCGCGACAGGCATTCGGCGGTGGCGGGCGATGGGATCGACGATCGTCCGGCCGATGAAGTCCGCCGCGTCCTCGAGTCGCCGTCCCGCGGCGAGGGCGGATGGTGGGATCGCGGGTAG
- a CDS encoding DHA2 family efflux MFS transporter permease subunit codes for MKGGHVQHHLPPKQAYLALFALCVGFFMNLLDQSIVAVATPRIMDRLGAEYAAAIWVTSAYLLAYAVPLLVTGRLGDQFGQKRVYQAGMVIFTLSSLWCGLAGSIESLVAARFAQGLGAALIGPQTLAIITRIFPPERRGAAMGWWGTVAGLATLTGPLLGGFLTTSVGWEWIFFVNIPFGVLSMVLVAKWVPDLPSTARSFDVAGIAVSMLAMVGLVFGLQQGQAAGWAPWIWAMLGGSAVLFFVFVRLQASAPARGVEALVPLRLFDDPNFARGALSIATMAFATAANALPIMLYVQTYDGLSAFRAGLLVAPMALLSGVLAPWVGSMVERTKANRLSMIGFGSMIVGHVVLFGVLRDSVPTIAIAFAVLILGVGNAFVWAPNSTITLRGLDTRIAGAGSGVYNTTRQVGAVFGAAATAAFIEVGQAAGAGPAVFGRALLLHAAVLCIGFVAVAGFSWTNRG; via the coding sequence ATGAAGGGCGGTCACGTGCAGCACCATCTGCCGCCGAAACAGGCGTATCTCGCGTTGTTCGCGCTCTGCGTCGGGTTTTTCATGAACCTCTTGGATCAGTCCATCGTCGCGGTGGCCACGCCGCGGATCATGGACCGGCTCGGCGCCGAGTACGCCGCCGCGATCTGGGTGACGTCCGCATATCTGCTGGCCTACGCCGTGCCGTTGCTGGTCACCGGGCGGCTGGGCGACCAATTCGGGCAGAAGCGCGTCTACCAGGCCGGGATGGTCATATTCACTCTGTCGTCGCTGTGGTGCGGCCTGGCCGGTTCCATCGAATCGCTCGTCGCGGCCCGCTTCGCGCAGGGCCTCGGCGCGGCGCTGATCGGGCCGCAGACGTTGGCCATCATCACCCGCATCTTCCCGCCCGAGCGCCGCGGCGCCGCGATGGGCTGGTGGGGCACGGTCGCGGGCTTGGCGACGCTCACGGGCCCGCTGCTCGGCGGATTCCTGACCACCTCCGTCGGCTGGGAGTGGATCTTCTTCGTCAACATCCCCTTCGGCGTGCTGTCGATGGTGCTGGTGGCCAAGTGGGTGCCGGACCTTCCGTCGACGGCCCGCAGCTTCGACGTCGCCGGCATCGCCGTCTCGATGCTCGCCATGGTCGGGCTGGTCTTCGGCCTGCAGCAGGGGCAGGCCGCGGGGTGGGCGCCGTGGATCTGGGCGATGCTCGGAGGTTCGGCCGTCCTCTTCTTCGTCTTCGTCCGGCTCCAGGCCAGTGCCCCGGCCCGCGGCGTGGAGGCGCTGGTCCCGCTCCGGCTTTTCGACGACCCGAACTTCGCCCGAGGGGCCCTGTCGATCGCCACGATGGCTTTCGCGACCGCCGCGAACGCGCTGCCGATCATGCTCTACGTGCAGACGTACGACGGCCTCTCCGCCTTCCGGGCGGGCCTGCTCGTCGCCCCGATGGCGCTGCTGTCGGGCGTCCTGGCGCCGTGGGTCGGGTCCATGGTCGAGCGCACGAAGGCCAACCGGCTGTCGATGATCGGCTTCGGGTCGATGATCGTCGGCCACGTCGTCCTCTTCGGCGTCCTGCGCGACTCCGTGCCCACGATCGCCATCGCCTTCGCCGTACTCATCCTCGGCGTGGGCAACGCCTTCGTGTGGGCCCCCAACTCGACGATCACCCTGCGCGGCCTGGACACCCGGATCGCCGGCGCCGGCTCCGGCGTCTACAACACCACCCGGCAGGTCGGCGCGGTCTTCGGCGCAGCCGCCACCGCCGCCTTCATCGAAGTCGGCCAGGCGGCGGGCGCGGGCCCCGCGGTATTCGGGCGGGCGCTCCTGCTCCATGCCGCGGTTCTGTGCATCGGTTTCGTGGCCGTCGCCGGTTTCAGCTGGACGAACAGGGGGTAG
- a CDS encoding 6-phosphofructokinase: protein MRIATLTSGGDCPGLNAVIRAIVRTASSEYGSTVVGFEDGWIGLMEDRRVQLYDDENIDKMLLRGGTMLGTGRVHPDILMSNLDRIKENLSDAGIDALIPIGGEGTLKAGKWLADNGVPVVGVPKTIDNDVNGTDYTFGFDTAVAVATEAVDRLHTTAESHERVMIVEVMGRHVGWIALHAGMAGGAHYIVIPEEPFDINAICKSMERRFQMGEKYGIIVVAEGAMPKEGTMQFEEGGLDQFGHQTFNGIGQVIGSEIKERTGYDVRTTVLGHIQRGGTPTAYDRVLATRYGVHATRAVHDGDYGKIVALRGEHIERIDIDDAVAELKVVPERRYATAKALFG from the coding sequence ATGCGAATCGCGACCCTGACCTCCGGTGGCGACTGCCCCGGTCTCAACGCCGTCATCCGCGCCATCGTGCGCACCGCCAGCTCCGAATACGGCTCCACCGTCGTCGGCTTCGAAGATGGCTGGATCGGTCTCATGGAGGACCGCAGGGTCCAGTTGTACGACGACGAGAACATCGACAAGATGCTGCTGCGCGGCGGCACCATGCTGGGCACCGGCCGCGTCCACCCGGACATCCTGATGTCGAACCTGGACCGGATCAAGGAGAACCTCTCCGACGCGGGCATCGACGCCCTGATCCCCATCGGCGGCGAAGGCACCCTCAAAGCCGGCAAGTGGCTGGCGGACAACGGCGTGCCCGTCGTCGGCGTGCCCAAGACCATCGACAACGACGTCAACGGCACCGACTACACCTTCGGCTTCGACACCGCCGTCGCCGTGGCCACCGAGGCCGTCGACCGCCTGCACACCACCGCGGAGTCCCACGAGCGCGTCATGATCGTCGAGGTCATGGGCCGCCACGTCGGCTGGATCGCACTCCACGCCGGCATGGCCGGCGGCGCGCACTACATCGTGATCCCGGAAGAGCCCTTCGACATCAACGCCATCTGCAAGTCCATGGAGCGGCGGTTCCAGATGGGCGAGAAGTACGGCATCATCGTCGTCGCCGAGGGCGCCATGCCCAAGGAAGGCACCATGCAATTCGAGGAGGGCGGCCTCGACCAGTTCGGCCACCAGACCTTCAACGGCATCGGCCAGGTCATCGGCAGCGAGATCAAGGAGCGCACCGGCTACGACGTGCGCACCACGGTCCTCGGCCACATCCAGCGCGGCGGCACCCCGACCGCCTACGACCGCGTGCTGGCCACCCGCTACGGCGTCCACGCCACCCGCGCCGTCCACGACGGCGACTACGGCAAGATCGTCGCCCTGCGCGGCGAGCACATCGAGCGCATCGACATCGACGACGCCGTCGCCGAGCTGAAGGTCGTGCCCGAGCGCCGCTACGCCACCGCGAAGGCCCTGTTCGGCTAA
- a CDS encoding class I SAM-dependent methyltransferase: protein MPGPDEHPPVPPTSRAAMPSFRDRLHRAAGAGAFGHLLSDGDAARYDDVRPGYPPEVVALARGRDVLDVGAGTGKLTAALVAAGHRVTAVEPGAEMLAALGRACPGVARVRGTAEATGLAGGSFDTITCAQTWHWVDVPAASAEFARLLRPGGRVVLTWNTLDVRVPWVHRLTRIMHAGDVQKPGFVPDVAPPLRITGELRLEWEQRLTPGQIILLARTRSYWLRSKPATREKVEANLRWYLHDHLGFAPGDEVALPYRSDSFVAEPIQPNSAL from the coding sequence ATGCCCGGCCCCGACGAACATCCCCCGGTCCCGCCGACCTCGCGCGCGGCCATGCCCTCGTTCCGCGACCGCCTGCATCGCGCGGCCGGCGCGGGGGCGTTCGGGCATTTGCTTTCCGACGGCGACGCGGCACGCTACGACGACGTGCGACCCGGGTATCCGCCCGAGGTCGTGGCGCTGGCGCGCGGCCGCGACGTCCTCGACGTGGGCGCCGGCACGGGGAAGTTGACGGCCGCACTGGTGGCCGCCGGCCATCGCGTCACCGCAGTGGAACCCGGCGCGGAGATGCTCGCCGCCCTGGGACGCGCCTGCCCCGGCGTCGCCCGGGTGCGCGGGACGGCCGAGGCCACGGGGTTGGCGGGCGGATCCTTCGACACGATCACCTGCGCGCAGACGTGGCACTGGGTCGACGTGCCGGCCGCGTCGGCGGAGTTCGCCCGCCTGCTGCGCCCGGGGGGCCGCGTGGTGCTGACGTGGAACACCCTCGACGTCCGCGTGCCGTGGGTGCACCGCCTGACGCGCATCATGCACGCCGGCGACGTTCAGAAACCCGGGTTCGTGCCCGACGTCGCCCCTCCCCTGCGCATCACGGGCGAGCTGCGCCTCGAATGGGAGCAGCGGCTGACGCCCGGGCAGATCATCCTGCTCGCGCGCACCCGCTCGTATTGGCTGCGGTCGAAACCCGCGACCCGCGAAAAAGTCGAGGCGAACCTCCGGTGGTATCTCCATGACCACCTGGGGTTCGCCCCGGGCGACGAGGTGGCGCTGCCCTACCGCAGCGACTCCTTCGTCGCGGAACCGATTCAGCCGAACAGCGCCCTTTAG
- the gatB gene encoding Asp-tRNA(Asn)/Glu-tRNA(Gln) amidotransferase subunit GatB → MTAAYADDLMDYDEVLARFDPVMGMEVHVELATNTKMFSSSSANFGAAPNSNVDPCSLGLPGALPVVNKTGIEWAIKIGLALNCEIAESSRFARKNYFYPDQPKNYQISQYDEPIAYDGHLDVVLDDGTEWRIEIERAHMEEDTGKLTHLGGASGRIHGATRSLVDCNRAGVPLIEIVTKPIIGAGERAPEVARAYVSALRDLVKALGVSDARMDQGSMRVDSNLSLRPIGQEEFGTRTETKNINSLKSVEQAVRYEMQRQAQVLVDGGSIRQETRHYQEADGSTSAGRIKETAEDYRYFNDPDLPPVIAPREWVEEIRATLPELPWVRRARIQEEWGLKDEEMRDLVNAGALDLIVDTVEAGATPDEARAWWVAYLSQQANARGVELAELGITPAQVARVVALIKEGKLTNKLARQAVDGVLAGEGDVDEVVKARGLEVVRDDGAIEAAVDEALAANPDIVEKYRAGNKKVVGAIVGQVMKATRGKADPAQVNQLIAKKLA, encoded by the coding sequence ATGACCGCCGCTTACGCTGATGATCTGATGGACTACGACGAGGTCCTCGCGCGCTTCGACCCCGTGATGGGCATGGAGGTGCACGTCGAGCTCGCGACGAACACCAAGATGTTCTCCTCTTCCTCCGCCAACTTCGGCGCCGCGCCGAACAGCAACGTCGACCCGTGCAGCCTGGGCCTGCCGGGCGCGCTGCCCGTGGTGAACAAGACCGGCATCGAGTGGGCCATCAAGATCGGCCTCGCGCTCAACTGCGAGATCGCGGAGTCCTCCCGTTTCGCGCGGAAGAACTACTTCTACCCGGACCAGCCGAAGAACTACCAGATCTCCCAGTACGACGAGCCCATCGCGTACGACGGCCACCTCGACGTCGTCCTCGACGACGGCACCGAGTGGCGCATCGAGATCGAGCGCGCCCACATGGAGGAGGACACCGGAAAGCTCACCCACCTGGGCGGCGCGTCGGGCCGCATCCACGGCGCGACCCGCTCGCTGGTGGACTGCAACCGCGCGGGCGTGCCGCTGATCGAGATCGTCACCAAGCCGATCATCGGCGCCGGCGAGCGCGCCCCCGAGGTCGCCCGCGCCTACGTGTCGGCGCTGCGCGACCTGGTCAAGGCCCTGGGCGTGTCCGACGCCCGGATGGACCAGGGGTCCATGCGCGTCGACTCCAACCTGTCGCTGCGCCCGATCGGCCAGGAGGAGTTCGGCACCCGCACCGAGACGAAGAACATCAACTCGCTGAAGTCCGTCGAGCAGGCGGTGCGCTACGAGATGCAGCGCCAGGCGCAGGTCCTCGTCGACGGCGGTTCCATCCGCCAGGAGACCCGCCACTACCAGGAGGCCGACGGTTCGACGTCGGCCGGCCGCATCAAGGAGACCGCGGAGGACTACCGCTACTTCAACGACCCGGACCTGCCGCCGGTCATCGCGCCGCGCGAGTGGGTCGAGGAGATCCGCGCGACGCTGCCGGAGCTGCCGTGGGTCCGCCGCGCCCGCATCCAGGAGGAGTGGGGCCTGAAGGACGAGGAGATGCGCGACCTGGTCAACGCCGGCGCGCTGGATCTGATCGTGGACACCGTCGAGGCGGGCGCGACGCCGGACGAGGCCCGCGCCTGGTGGGTCGCCTACCTGTCGCAGCAGGCCAACGCCCGGGGCGTGGAGCTGGCCGAGCTGGGGATCACCCCGGCGCAGGTCGCCCGCGTCGTGGCGCTGATCAAGGAGGGCAAGCTGACCAACAAGCTGGCCCGCCAGGCCGTCGACGGCGTGCTGGCCGGCGAGGGCGACGTCGATGAGGTGGTCAAGGCCCGCGGCCTGGAGGTCGTCCGCGACGACGGCGCCATCGAGGCCGCCGTCGACGAGGCCCTGGCCGCGAACCCGGACATCGTGGAGAAGTACAGGGCGGGCAACAAGAAGGTCGTCGGCGCGATCGTCGGGCAGGTCATGAAGGCCACCCGCGGCAAGGCCGACCCGGCGCAGGTGAATCAGCTGATCGCAAAGAAGCTCGCCTAG
- a CDS encoding LPXTG cell wall anchor domain-containing protein: MKVRKTTAWAGAAILASGAMAMGAPAALADAADGGSLIQAQSSSAAPDPSTPTETSQPTETSQPTETSQPTETSKPTETSKPTETSKPTETSKPSESPKEKPKVPVEKARPVEPKEKPKKGDRGVPARTGDNDAAWAAAGGVLLVSVAGGVYALRRRKA; the protein is encoded by the coding sequence ATGAAAGTCAGGAAGACGACGGCGTGGGCCGGTGCGGCGATTCTCGCTTCGGGCGCGATGGCGATGGGCGCTCCGGCGGCCCTCGCGGATGCGGCCGACGGCGGTTCGCTGATCCAGGCCCAGTCCAGCAGCGCGGCCCCCGATCCGTCCACCCCCACGGAAACCTCCCAGCCCACGGAAACCTCGCAGCCGACGGAGACGTCCCAGCCAACGGAGACATCGAAGCCCACCGAGACGTCCAAGCCCACGGAGACGTCGAAGCCCACCGAGACGTCCAAGCCCTCGGAATCCCCGAAGGAAAAGCCCAAGGTTCCGGTGGAGAAGGCCCGTCCCGTCGAGCCGAAGGAGAAGCCGAAGAAGGGTGACCGCGGCGTTCCCGCCCGAACGGGCGACAACGACGCCGCGTGGGCCGCTGCGGGAGGCGTGCTCCTGGTCTCGGTGGCGGGTGGCGTGTACGCGCTGCGCCGTCGCAAAGCCTGA
- a CDS encoding sortase domain-containing protein translates to MPTSSAHAPKLRSAIIAALIAVPTLLAGCSTDAPAPAPPAPGSEKPQATPEQVSIEESMPVEMTLPALGLHEPVVEDLCPMTDRGLDPVHLMDVCFYTADDKPYVLPSTDQKDVAVMAGHANTRIPGVFDDVFDAEKQEFNVKIGDELRVRTKASGSKWLVYKATDFHTPTKEDLAIDDEVWGSEPTPGRLLLLTCLRAAEPDAPALHNAVVGYQFDRVEDDGGMGA, encoded by the coding sequence ATGCCCACCTCGTCAGCCCATGCACCGAAGTTGCGGTCGGCCATCATCGCGGCGTTGATCGCGGTGCCGACGTTGCTCGCCGGCTGCTCGACGGACGCGCCCGCGCCGGCGCCTCCGGCCCCGGGTTCCGAGAAGCCGCAGGCGACGCCGGAGCAAGTGTCGATCGAGGAGTCGATGCCGGTGGAGATGACTCTGCCCGCACTCGGGCTGCACGAGCCGGTCGTCGAGGACCTGTGCCCGATGACCGACCGCGGTCTCGACCCGGTGCATCTGATGGACGTCTGCTTCTACACGGCGGATGACAAGCCGTACGTCCTGCCGTCGACCGACCAGAAGGACGTCGCCGTCATGGCGGGCCACGCCAACACGCGGATCCCCGGCGTGTTCGACGATGTCTTCGATGCCGAGAAGCAGGAGTTCAACGTCAAGATCGGGGACGAGTTGCGCGTGCGGACGAAGGCGTCGGGAAGCAAGTGGCTGGTCTACAAGGCGACGGATTTCCACACCCCGACCAAGGAGGACCTGGCCATCGACGACGAGGTGTGGGGAAGCGAGCCGACCCCCGGGCGGTTGCTGCTGCTGACGTGTCTGCGCGCGGCCGAACCCGATGCGCCGGCGCTGCACAACGCGGTGGTGGGGTACCAGTTCGACCGCGTGGAGGATGACGGCGGCATGGGGGCTTAG
- a CDS encoding siderophore-interacting protein, which produces MARIISTFTVTASDRISPTMQRVTFDVSDIAPFAENPHTDAYVKLLFDTADAATPAPDAAPTMRTYTVHSIDAEAGTLAIDFALHGDGDTPGIASAWAVDARPGDIIDARGPGGAYSPDPAAAHHLICGDATAIPAIAAAVRELPADASADVVVEAPDYADVDLIPNHPGASITHVTPAHGTDAAPGDALVEMTTAIVGKLASRPTHDPAGIQVFVHGEAHAVMKRIRPMLKDAGIPVRGASISGYWRVGRTEEGFRTWKKENRPADD; this is translated from the coding sequence ATGGCTCGCATCATTTCCACGTTCACCGTGACAGCGTCCGACCGGATCTCGCCGACCATGCAGCGGGTGACCTTCGACGTTTCGGACATCGCCCCCTTCGCCGAGAACCCGCACACGGACGCGTACGTGAAACTCCTCTTCGACACCGCCGATGCGGCAACCCCGGCACCCGACGCCGCCCCGACCATGCGCACCTACACCGTGCACTCCATCGACGCGGAAGCCGGCACGCTCGCCATCGACTTCGCGCTGCACGGCGACGGCGACACCCCCGGCATCGCCTCCGCCTGGGCAGTCGACGCCCGCCCCGGCGACATCATCGACGCCCGGGGCCCCGGAGGCGCCTACTCCCCCGACCCCGCCGCCGCCCACCACCTCATCTGCGGCGACGCCACCGCGATCCCCGCCATCGCCGCGGCCGTCCGCGAACTTCCCGCAGACGCCTCCGCCGACGTCGTCGTCGAAGCACCCGACTACGCCGACGTCGACCTCATCCCCAACCACCCCGGCGCATCGATCACGCACGTCACCCCGGCGCACGGGACCGACGCCGCTCCCGGGGACGCGCTAGTCGAAATGACCACGGCGATCGTCGGAAAGCTCGCTTCCCGCCCCACCCACGATCCCGCCGGCATCCAGGTCTTCGTGCACGGCGAAGCCCACGCGGTGATGAAGCGCATCCGCCCGATGCTCAAGGACGCCGGCATCCCCGTCCGGGGCGCGTCGATCTCGGGCTACTGGCGCGTCGGCCGCACCGAAGAGGGATTCCGCACGTGGAAGAAGGAAAACCGGCCCGCCGACGACTGA
- a CDS encoding HNH endonuclease signature motif containing protein, translating to MAFDHVPSEANDDEHNCPDHHRNQHAYPPDNVGRDTPDPVGQPDQADRDGGAGGQQEASPHQSTESEASPRKMWVTERTDDALACLARGRNIAEVDMAIACTPDGGTDVDSHAAAIATRIGAGKVRAMQYCDVGVMLHRMPRIRDFCTGGVVPMGHLVKIAAAIIAVTDDHLPEVETRFLEYLTPRRDFQALPGIRVFARHLARIVEDIEPISTPPDDEEEQPASEGYVADHDAPGDHGCVEVVLRKDRLAEFDATVRAIRDTKLNAGETCTLADALMHLCRGDHGGANVTLNVYADGAVTDEGELRLWLDGAGWLPRYVTKQWLERASSVRLSSDSVTGGYVPTEAQKARVRGRDGGCRFPGCSVPADKCQIDHVVNYDPNLDHAAMVDNPLFNTAGHGHGDHGGCSHDHERADGFVAGNAANGLGATATWNLQCLCQHHHNLKTSRHWHAVMHDDASVTWSDHTGETQATTVPHGPIAHIKRQTFDQRATRLAKTIRANNDKRMRAETQAREAMDQAEVDAALREHARQTAKYERDMAEFVAGPLNSPDPVIAADAQAVVDATDDGWPGLGDDDLDSAPQAPRPLGPDPTVPF from the coding sequence ATGGCTTTCGACCATGTTCCATCCGAAGCAAACGACGATGAGCACAACTGTCCGGACCACCACCGCAACCAACACGCCTACCCGCCCGACAACGTTGGGCGGGACACGCCCGACCCCGTAGGCCAGCCCGATCAGGCCGATCGGGATGGTGGGGCAGGCGGCCAGCAGGAGGCATCGCCGCATCAGTCGACCGAATCGGAGGCCTCGCCGCGCAAGATGTGGGTCACCGAACGCACCGACGACGCGTTGGCCTGCCTCGCGCGCGGCCGCAACATCGCCGAGGTGGACATGGCGATTGCCTGCACACCCGACGGTGGCACGGACGTCGATTCCCACGCCGCGGCCATCGCCACCCGCATCGGGGCGGGCAAGGTGCGGGCGATGCAGTACTGCGACGTCGGGGTGATGCTCCACCGCATGCCCCGCATCCGCGACTTCTGTACTGGCGGTGTGGTGCCGATGGGGCACCTGGTGAAAATCGCCGCCGCCATCATCGCCGTCACCGACGACCACCTCCCGGAAGTAGAAACCCGGTTCCTGGAGTACCTCACGCCCCGGCGGGACTTCCAGGCGCTTCCCGGCATCAGGGTCTTCGCCCGGCACCTGGCCCGCATCGTCGAGGACATCGAACCGATCTCCACCCCACCCGACGACGAAGAAGAACAACCGGCCTCGGAGGGGTACGTCGCCGACCACGACGCACCCGGTGATCACGGGTGCGTGGAGGTGGTGTTGCGCAAGGACCGGCTGGCCGAGTTCGACGCCACCGTCCGCGCCATCCGCGACACCAAACTCAACGCCGGCGAGACCTGCACCCTCGCCGATGCGCTCATGCACCTGTGCCGGGGAGACCATGGTGGCGCGAACGTCACCCTCAACGTCTACGCCGATGGTGCGGTCACCGATGAGGGGGAGCTTCGGTTGTGGTTGGACGGTGCCGGGTGGTTGCCGAGGTACGTCACGAAGCAGTGGTTGGAACGCGCGAGCTCAGTACGCCTCTCATCCGATTCGGTCACTGGTGGGTATGTGCCCACCGAGGCGCAGAAGGCCAGGGTGCGGGGCCGGGATGGTGGGTGCAGGTTTCCGGGGTGTTCGGTGCCGGCGGATAAGTGCCAGATCGATCATGTCGTCAACTACGACCCCAACCTCGACCACGCCGCGATGGTGGATAACCCGCTGTTCAACACCGCAGGCCACGGTCACGGCGACCATGGCGGCTGCAGCCACGACCATGAGCGTGCCGATGGGTTCGTCGCCGGCAACGCGGCCAATGGCCTGGGTGCGACGGCGACGTGGAACCTGCAGTGCCTGTGCCAGCACCACCACAACCTCAAGACCTCCCGCCACTGGCATGCGGTGATGCACGACGACGCGTCGGTGACGTGGAGCGACCACACCGGCGAAACCCAGGCGACGACGGTGCCGCATGGCCCGATCGCCCACATCAAACGACAGACCTTCGATCAGCGGGCCACCAGGCTGGCGAAGACCATCCGCGCCAACAACGACAAGCGCATGCGGGCCGAAACCCAAGCGCGGGAGGCGATGGACCAAGCCGAGGTTGATGCGGCCTTGCGGGAACACGCCCGACAAACCGCGAAGTATGAGCGTGACATGGCGGAGTTCGTTGCCGGGCCGTTGAATTCACCGGACCCGGTGATCGCGGCGGATGCGCAGGCGGTGGTCGATGCGACCGATGATGGGTGGCCGGGCCTGGGCGACGATGACCTGGACTCGGCGCCTCAGGCGCCGCGGCCGTTGGGGCCGGACCCCACGGTGCCCTTCTGA